One window from the genome of Pseudonocardia hierapolitana encodes:
- a CDS encoding helix-turn-helix domain-containing protein, which translates to MAADRLLTTGQLARELGLHARSIARWAQEGQLKPTLVTPGGQYRWELEDVREQLRQLRKRSD; encoded by the coding sequence GTGGCGGCGGATCGACTCCTGACCACGGGCCAGCTGGCCCGCGAGTTGGGGCTCCATGCCCGATCGATCGCGCGATGGGCGCAGGAGGGGCAGCTGAAGCCCACACTCGTCACCCCGGGCGGTCAGTACCGGTGGGAGCTGGAGGACGTCCGGGAGCAGCTACGGCAGCTCCGGAAGCGGTCGGACTGA
- a CDS encoding helix-turn-helix domain-containing protein, with protein sequence MRLLTTTQAARELGVSARSLARWAQEGRLRPALVTPGGDKRSGRYLWDLDDLRDQLLKLRTRPE encoded by the coding sequence GTGCGTCTGCTGACCACCACGCAAGCGGCGCGCGAGCTGGGGGTGTCGGCACGCTCGCTGGCGAGGTGGGCCCAGGAGGGCAGGCTGAGGCCGGCGCTCGTGACCCCGGGAGGCGACAAGAGGTCGGGTCGCTACCTGTGGGACCTCGACGATCTCCGCGACCAGCTGCTCAAGCTGCGCACTCGCCCGGAGTAA